In Halobaculum magnesiiphilum, the following proteins share a genomic window:
- the nthB gene encoding nitrile hydratase subunit beta — protein MDGIHDLGGMDSYRDLPPDQPDDASPFHHEWEGVVQSLYITGLGSDTFELDRFRYTVEGDDPERYLTVPYYERWLGAIETLFVEAGVVDADELRERAEAFAAGEAEVPDETDPDRLPALLEGTREKYLSRRGDGDPAFAVGDRVHVRKRHPAGHTRCPRYVRGAEGEVVADRGAHVYPDENAREGGDDERSEQLYNVRFDAEELWGEGCTDADGLHIELWEPYLTEA, from the coding sequence ATGGACGGGATCCACGACCTCGGCGGGATGGACTCCTACCGCGACCTCCCGCCGGACCAGCCCGACGACGCCAGCCCGTTTCACCACGAGTGGGAGGGTGTCGTCCAGTCGCTGTACATCACCGGCCTCGGCTCCGACACGTTCGAACTCGACCGCTTCCGGTACACGGTGGAGGGCGACGACCCCGAGCGCTACCTGACGGTCCCCTACTACGAGCGCTGGCTGGGCGCCATCGAGACGCTGTTCGTCGAGGCGGGCGTCGTCGACGCCGACGAACTCCGCGAGCGCGCGGAGGCGTTCGCGGCGGGCGAAGCCGAGGTGCCGGACGAGACCGACCCCGACCGCCTGCCCGCGCTGCTGGAGGGGACCCGCGAGAAGTACCTGAGCCGCCGCGGCGACGGCGACCCGGCGTTCGCCGTCGGCGACCGCGTCCACGTCCGCAAACGGCACCCCGCGGGACACACACGGTGTCCGCGCTACGTCCGCGGCGCCGAGGGCGAGGTCGTTGCCGACCGCGGCGCCCACGTCTATCCCGACGAGAACGCCCGCGAGGGGGGCGACGACGAGCGCTCCGAACAGCTCTACAACGTCCGGTTCGACGCCGAGGAGCTGTGGGGCGAGGGCTGCACCGACGCCGACGGGCTGCACATCGAGCTGTGGGAACCGTACCTGACCGAGGCCTGA
- a CDS encoding DEAD/DEAH box helicase produces MRVADLPLAPEYVEHFEREGIAELYPPQVAAVEAGVCDGDNVVAAVPTASGKTFVAELALLTADGPGLYVCPLRALAREKYEEFDALPGVDAGISTGDYDSAAGDLAENDVIVATSEKVDSAIRNGAEWVDDLACVVVDEVHLLGSPGRGPTLEVTLATLRRRAPEVQIVALSATVDNPEDIAAWLDAELVESTWRPVDLRVGVHADGTVEFDDGSSLSVPVDAGDPASDADTEATAELVRGAVADGGQALAFVASRREAERLAERLSEERLPAVADGVDRGGDGDGGDEGDDAVDNRETTAAAVADELREADGTETGERLAETAERGVAFHHAGLSSDHRALVERSFRDRKLSVICATPTLAAGVNVPARRVIVRDQRRYTGEGTEWLPVLEVHQMCGRAGRPHLDPYGEAVLVAEDGGEREGLWERYVTADPERVESKLRDPAALRTHTLSLVATGIAGSQTEVLDALGGTFYASRTSNPNLGGVVGDAIASLIDDGLLAPTAADGDAGIEATPLGEQVSRQYVTPDTGVRIVEGLETVERMDPEAVTELTAFEIVCDTPDMVDTYLGNAERAEIYQFARTRSAELTTGMMEAEDFEGWLESVKTARVLTEWVDGASVEELVAAYRIGPGDLESRIERAEWLLGAADAIAEVVGVDMPAFASARKRLVSSAEKEEAEEAEET; encoded by the coding sequence ATGCGCGTCGCCGACCTCCCGCTGGCCCCCGAGTACGTCGAACACTTCGAGCGGGAGGGGATCGCGGAGCTGTACCCGCCGCAGGTCGCGGCCGTGGAGGCCGGCGTCTGTGACGGCGACAACGTCGTCGCGGCGGTGCCGACCGCCTCCGGCAAGACGTTCGTCGCCGAGTTGGCCCTGCTGACGGCCGACGGACCGGGGCTGTACGTCTGCCCGCTGCGCGCACTCGCCCGCGAGAAGTACGAGGAGTTCGACGCGCTCCCGGGCGTCGACGCGGGCATCTCGACGGGCGATTACGACTCGGCCGCCGGCGACCTGGCCGAAAACGACGTGATCGTCGCCACCAGTGAAAAGGTCGACTCTGCCATCCGCAACGGCGCCGAGTGGGTCGACGACCTCGCGTGCGTCGTCGTCGACGAGGTGCACCTGCTCGGCTCGCCCGGCCGCGGCCCGACGCTGGAGGTCACCCTGGCGACGCTCCGCAGGCGCGCGCCCGAGGTGCAGATCGTCGCGCTGTCGGCGACCGTCGACAACCCGGAGGACATCGCGGCGTGGCTCGACGCCGAGCTGGTGGAGTCGACGTGGCGACCGGTGGACCTCCGGGTGGGCGTCCACGCCGACGGGACCGTCGAGTTCGACGACGGCAGTTCCCTGTCGGTGCCTGTCGACGCCGGCGACCCCGCGAGCGACGCTGACACCGAGGCGACCGCCGAACTCGTCCGCGGGGCCGTCGCCGACGGCGGGCAGGCGCTGGCGTTCGTCGCCTCCCGGCGGGAGGCCGAACGCCTGGCCGAGCGGCTGAGCGAGGAGCGCCTTCCGGCGGTCGCCGACGGCGTCGACCGCGGCGGCGACGGGGACGGTGGCGATGAGGGCGACGACGCTGTCGATAATCGCGAGACGACGGCCGCCGCGGTCGCCGACGAGCTTCGCGAGGCCGACGGCACCGAGACGGGCGAACGGCTCGCGGAGACGGCCGAACGCGGGGTCGCGTTCCACCACGCCGGGCTCTCCTCGGACCACCGCGCGCTCGTCGAGCGGTCGTTCCGCGATCGGAAGCTGTCGGTCATCTGCGCGACGCCGACGCTCGCCGCCGGGGTGAACGTCCCCGCCCGGCGGGTGATCGTGCGCGACCAGCGGCGCTACACCGGCGAGGGGACCGAGTGGCTGCCCGTGCTGGAGGTCCACCAGATGTGCGGCCGGGCGGGCCGACCGCACCTCGACCCGTACGGCGAGGCGGTGCTCGTCGCCGAGGACGGGGGCGAACGCGAGGGGCTGTGGGAGCGGTACGTCACCGCCGACCCCGAACGGGTCGAGTCGAAACTCCGGGACCCCGCGGCGCTGCGCACGCACACGCTCTCGCTCGTCGCCACGGGGATCGCCGGCTCGCAGACGGAGGTGCTCGACGCCCTCGGCGGAACCTTCTACGCGTCGCGCACGTCGAACCCGAACCTCGGCGGGGTCGTCGGCGACGCGATCGCGAGCCTCATCGACGACGGCCTGCTGGCCCCGACGGCCGCGGACGGTGACGCCGGGATCGAGGCGACGCCGCTGGGCGAGCAGGTGTCCAGACAGTACGTCACCCCCGACACCGGCGTGCGGATCGTCGAGGGGCTGGAGACGGTCGAGAGGATGGACCCCGAAGCGGTGACGGAGCTGACGGCCTTCGAGATCGTCTGTGACACGCCCGACATGGTCGACACCTACCTCGGCAACGCCGAGCGCGCCGAGATCTACCAGTTCGCCCGCACGCGCTCGGCGGAGCTGACGACCGGAATGATGGAGGCCGAGGACTTCGAGGGGTGGCTGGAGTCGGTGAAGACCGCCCGCGTCCTGACCGAGTGGGTTGACGGCGCGAGCGTCGAGGAGCTGGTGGCGGCGTACCGCATCGGCCCCGGCGACCTTGAGTCGCGGATCGAGCGCGCCGAGTGGCTGCTGGGCGCGGCCGACGCCATCGCGGAGGTGGTCGGCGTCGACATGCCGGCGTTCGCGTCGGCGCGGAAGCGGCTCGTGTCGTCCGCGGAGAAGGAGGAAGCGGAAGAAGCGGAGGAGACCTAG
- a CDS encoding ABC transporter permease, with translation MSLRRRVLRRTAFAVLTVYLVCSVSFLLVAVPGDPNTASVRQAAAMEATGNESQRAAQIESQVEAYRAANNIDEPLHQRYLRWFVDISTLNWGEARSVPGSVTDAIARATPYTLAYLVPGFLVGAALGVASGVGSALAGRRPVGRLTSTATYLLSGVPNFYLAAVLLVLVGSAFGWDATGWEPGPWPAKYWLRMALPAAVTATGTLAAAHRHARANALARRTEDYVAHVIATGAGPVDTARHLLRPAAVPLLTLLYGDLLAALVVTVYVVEYAFGIPGFGALSYGAIRARDVPLVLGTTFVIVLVGVAGSWAQDVLHAVLDPRVREDD, from the coding sequence GTGTCCCTCCGTCGCCGGGTCCTCCGTCGGACCGCCTTCGCCGTGCTCACGGTCTATCTCGTCTGTTCGGTCTCGTTCCTGCTGGTGGCGGTCCCCGGCGACCCGAACACCGCGTCGGTCCGCCAGGCGGCCGCGATGGAGGCGACCGGGAACGAGTCCCAGCGCGCCGCCCAGATCGAATCGCAGGTGGAAGCGTACCGCGCCGCGAACAACATCGACGAGCCGCTCCACCAGCGGTACCTCCGCTGGTTCGTCGACATCTCGACGCTGAACTGGGGCGAGGCGCGCAGCGTCCCCGGGAGCGTCACCGATGCCATCGCGCGGGCCACGCCGTACACGCTCGCGTACCTCGTCCCGGGCTTCCTCGTCGGGGCCGCCCTCGGCGTCGCGAGCGGGGTGGGGTCCGCGCTCGCGGGCCGGCGACCGGTCGGCCGGCTCACGTCGACGGCCACCTACCTGCTGTCGGGCGTCCCGAACTTCTATCTCGCGGCGGTGCTGCTCGTCCTCGTCGGCTCGGCGTTCGGCTGGGACGCCACCGGCTGGGAACCGGGACCGTGGCCGGCGAAGTACTGGCTCCGCATGGCCCTGCCGGCCGCCGTGACGGCCACCGGGACGCTCGCGGCCGCCCACCGCCACGCGCGGGCGAACGCGCTCGCCCGCCGGACCGAGGACTACGTCGCGCACGTTATCGCCACGGGTGCGGGCCCGGTCGACACGGCCAGGCATCTGCTCCGTCCCGCCGCGGTGCCGCTGCTCACGCTGCTGTACGGCGACCTCCTCGCCGCGCTCGTCGTCACCGTCTACGTCGTCGAGTACGCGTTCGGCATTCCCGGGTTCGGCGCGCTGAGCTACGGCGCCATCCGGGCGCGGGACGTCCCGCTGGTGCTCGGCACCACGTTCGTCATCGTGCTCGTCGGGGTCGCCGGGTCGTGGGCCCAGGACGTGCTCCACGCGGTGCTCGACCCGCGTGTCCGCGAGGACGACTAG
- a CDS encoding pyridoxal phosphate-dependent aminotransferase, translating to MSEREAGDEFAYDFAERVGRVEPSATLAISNAANELEEAGHDVVDLSVGAPDFPTPENVVEAGKDAMDAGHTGYTSSNGVPELKEAIAEKLRADDVDANADDVIVTPGAKQALYETVQTLVDDGDEVVLLDPAWVSYEAMVKLAGGDLARVDLAPHDFSLADGIDDLAATVSDDTELLIVNSPSNPTGAVYSDEGLEGVRDLAVEHDFAVISDEIYDEIVYGVEQTSLASLDGMADRTVTINGFSKAYSMTGWRLGYLHAQGDLISQAGKLHSHSVSCATNFVQRAGIEALRNTDESVEEMRAAFESRRDMLVELFDDHGVDVTVPDGAFYMMLPVDEDDSAWAEEAIQEAHVATVPGSAFGAPGYARISYAASEDRLKEGMQRLFDAGLLGDD from the coding sequence ATGAGCGAGCGGGAGGCCGGCGACGAGTTCGCCTACGACTTCGCCGAGCGCGTCGGTCGGGTGGAGCCGTCGGCGACGCTGGCGATCTCCAACGCCGCGAACGAGCTGGAGGAGGCCGGCCACGACGTGGTCGACCTGTCGGTCGGCGCGCCCGACTTCCCCACGCCCGAGAACGTCGTCGAGGCCGGCAAGGACGCGATGGACGCCGGCCACACGGGCTACACCTCCTCGAACGGCGTCCCCGAGCTGAAGGAGGCCATCGCCGAGAAGCTCCGCGCGGACGACGTCGACGCCAACGCCGACGACGTGATCGTCACGCCCGGCGCGAAGCAGGCGCTGTACGAGACGGTCCAGACGCTCGTCGACGACGGGGACGAAGTGGTGCTGCTCGATCCCGCGTGGGTGTCCTACGAGGCGATGGTGAAGCTCGCCGGCGGCGACCTCGCTCGGGTCGATCTCGCGCCCCACGACTTCTCGCTGGCGGACGGGATCGACGATCTCGCGGCGACAGTGTCGGACGACACGGAACTCCTGATCGTCAACTCCCCGTCGAACCCGACCGGCGCCGTCTACTCCGATGAGGGCCTCGAAGGCGTGCGCGACCTCGCCGTCGAGCACGACTTCGCCGTGATCTCCGACGAGATCTACGACGAGATCGTCTACGGCGTCGAGCAGACCAGCCTCGCGAGCCTCGACGGGATGGCCGACCGCACGGTCACGATCAACGGCTTCTCGAAGGCGTACTCGATGACCGGGTGGCGCCTCGGCTACCTGCACGCGCAGGGCGACCTGATCTCGCAGGCGGGGAAGCTCCACAGCCACTCCGTCTCGTGTGCGACGAACTTCGTCCAGCGTGCTGGGATCGAGGCCCTGCGCAACACCGACGAGTCCGTCGAGGAGATGCGCGCGGCCTTCGAGTCCCGCCGCGACATGCTCGTCGAGTTGTTCGACGACCACGGTGTCGACGTGACGGTGCCCGACGGCGCGTTCTACATGATGCTGCCCGTCGACGAGGACGACTCCGCGTGGGCCGAGGAGGCGATCCAGGAGGCCCACGTCGCCACGGTTCCCGGCTCCGCCTTCGGCGCGCCCGGCTACGCCCGGATCAGCTACGCCGCCAGCGAGGACCGCCTGAAGGAGGGCATGCAGCGCCTCTTCGACGCGGGCCTGCTCGGCGACGACTGA
- a CDS encoding 5-(carboxyamino)imidazole ribonucleotide synthase: protein MTPTCPGPTLGVVGGGQLGRMLAEAASPLGVDVVVLDPTPNCPASRVAEQIEGAFDDPDAVRELADRADALTLEIELADPDVLEEIGEEYDVPVNPSPDALRTIQDKLVQKRAFADAGIPVPEFVAVDDADDLADAVDRFGGCMLKARTGGYDGRGNLPVEPGDDYEAKLAAVGAGEGGAMAEELIDFERELSVVAVRGDDERRAFPVVENVHREEILRETVAPARCSDAVAERAREVALDTLETLDGRGVFAMELFEVSEARSASETSSGERSDPRDRGGGVLVNEVAPRPHNSGHWSIEGATTSQFEQHVRAALGWPLGTAEARAPTVMANVLGDVPEPRPASLSGVGDVLAAPNANLHWYGKREARPLRKMGHLTLVDADGDAAADGTAARDDLLARARDLRDGLTFE, encoded by the coding sequence GTGACACCGACCTGTCCCGGACCGACGCTGGGCGTCGTCGGCGGGGGCCAACTCGGCCGCATGCTCGCGGAGGCCGCCTCGCCGCTCGGCGTCGACGTGGTCGTGCTCGACCCGACGCCGAACTGTCCCGCCTCCCGGGTCGCCGAGCAGATCGAGGGCGCGTTCGACGATCCCGACGCCGTCCGCGAGCTGGCCGACCGGGCCGACGCGCTGACCCTGGAGATCGAGCTCGCAGACCCCGACGTGCTGGAGGAGATCGGCGAGGAGTACGACGTGCCCGTCAACCCCTCGCCTGACGCGTTGCGGACGATCCAGGACAAGCTCGTCCAGAAACGGGCGTTCGCCGACGCCGGTATCCCTGTCCCCGAGTTCGTCGCCGTCGACGACGCCGATGACCTCGCGGACGCTGTCGACCGCTTCGGCGGCTGCATGCTGAAGGCCCGAACCGGCGGCTACGACGGCCGCGGCAACCTCCCCGTCGAGCCCGGCGACGACTACGAGGCGAAGCTGGCGGCCGTCGGCGCCGGCGAGGGCGGCGCGATGGCCGAGGAGCTGATCGACTTCGAGCGCGAACTCTCCGTGGTCGCCGTCCGCGGCGACGACGAGCGCCGCGCGTTCCCCGTCGTCGAGAACGTCCATCGCGAGGAGATCCTCCGGGAGACCGTCGCGCCCGCCCGGTGCTCGGACGCGGTCGCCGAGCGTGCCCGCGAGGTTGCCCTCGACACGCTGGAGACGCTCGACGGGCGCGGCGTCTTCGCGATGGAGTTGTTCGAGGTGAGCGAGGCGCGTAGCGCCTCGGAGACGTCGAGCGGGGAGCGGAGCGACCCGCGAGACCGCGGCGGCGGGGTCCTCGTCAACGAAGTCGCCCCGCGCCCCCACAACTCCGGCCACTGGAGCATCGAGGGCGCGACCACCTCGCAGTTCGAACAGCACGTCCGCGCGGCGCTCGGGTGGCCGCTCGGCACTGCGGAGGCGCGCGCGCCGACCGTGATGGCGAACGTCCTCGGCGACGTGCCCGAGCCGCGCCCGGCGTCGCTGTCGGGCGTCGGCGACGTGCTCGCCGCGCCGAACGCGAACCTCCACTGGTACGGCAAGCGCGAGGCGCGCCCGCTGCGCAAGATGGGCCACCTCACGCTCGTCGACGCCGACGGCGACGCCGCGGCAGACGGCACGGCCGCCCGCGACGACCTGCTCGCCCGCGCCCGCGACCTGCGCGACGGGCTGACCTTCGAGTAA
- the ribH gene encoding 6,7-dimethyl-8-ribityllumazine synthase, with product MTETTLGLVVARYYASIAEAMEESARDAVAERGAAVAETVDVPGAYDAPLAADRLARRDDIDAVAVVGTIVAGDTDHDQVIGQAVATKLVDVSLDRDTPVTFGVSGPGQSGAEARERADKGAEAASAAVDLAEGLPAAEVAA from the coding sequence ATGACCGAGACGACACTCGGCCTCGTGGTCGCGCGCTACTACGCGTCCATCGCCGAGGCCATGGAGGAGTCCGCCCGCGACGCGGTCGCCGAGCGCGGCGCCGCCGTCGCCGAGACCGTCGACGTCCCCGGCGCCTACGACGCGCCGCTGGCGGCCGACCGGCTCGCCCGCCGCGACGACATCGACGCCGTCGCCGTCGTCGGCACCATCGTCGCCGGCGACACCGACCACGACCAGGTGATCGGCCAGGCCGTCGCGACGAAGCTCGTCGACGTGAGCCTCGACCGCGACACGCCCGTCACCTTCGGGGTGTCGGGGCCGGGCCAGTCCGGGGCTGAAGCTCGCGAGCGCGCCGACAAGGGCGCCGAGGCCGCCAGCGCCGCCGTGGATCTCGCGGAGGGGCTCCCCGCCGCGGAGGTGGCCGCATGA
- a CDS encoding ABC transporter permease, whose translation MGVLGPVVVSEPLGDASRAYLPPVGFTVDAFVAADCLGPVVENRCHGTLAHPLGTDPFGRDVLVLLVRGARVSLEVAVVAAALIVPLGTAVGVAAGSSRGWVDDVLMRYVDVQETVPAFVVYVLLAYVYGRHLWLLVLAFGLLGWGSIARLVRSETIRVTESSFVEAGRVAGAGRPGLLRRYVLPNVADSVVVAAFARAPALILVEAALAYMKLTDLDLLSWGAIAARGVDQFFPLTWWISAAPAVALVLTTVAASVAGDAARDALDRGSSTLRGPD comes from the coding sequence GTGGGCGTCCTCGGTCCGGTCGTCGTCTCGGAGCCGCTCGGCGACGCGTCGCGCGCCTACCTCCCCCCGGTCGGGTTCACCGTCGACGCGTTCGTCGCCGCGGACTGTCTCGGGCCGGTCGTGGAGAACCGCTGCCACGGGACGCTCGCGCACCCGCTTGGCACCGACCCGTTCGGCCGCGACGTGCTCGTGTTGCTGGTCCGTGGCGCGCGCGTCAGCCTGGAGGTCGCCGTCGTCGCTGCCGCGCTCATCGTCCCGCTCGGAACCGCCGTCGGCGTCGCCGCGGGCTCCAGCCGCGGGTGGGTCGACGACGTGCTGATGCGGTACGTGGACGTGCAGGAGACCGTCCCGGCGTTCGTCGTCTACGTCCTGCTCGCGTACGTGTACGGCCGGCACCTGTGGCTGCTCGTGCTCGCGTTCGGGCTGTTGGGCTGGGGGAGCATCGCGCGGCTCGTGCGCAGCGAGACCATCCGCGTCACGGAGTCGTCGTTCGTCGAGGCGGGCCGGGTCGCCGGTGCCGGCCGCCCGGGACTGCTGCGGCGGTACGTGCTCCCGAACGTCGCCGACTCTGTCGTCGTCGCCGCGTTCGCCCGCGCGCCGGCGCTCATCCTCGTCGAGGCGGCGCTTGCGTACATGAAGCTCACCGACCTCGACCTGCTCTCGTGGGGGGCGATCGCCGCCCGGGGGGTCGACCAGTTCTTCCCGCTGACGTGGTGGATCTCCGCGGCCCCGGCGGTCGCGCTCGTCCTCACGACCGTCGCGGCGAGCGTCGCGGGCGACGCCGCGCGGGACGCGCTCGACCGTGGCTCCTCGACGCTCCGCGGGCCCGACTGA
- a CDS encoding flippase activity-associated protein Agl23 translates to MSDPAGGDESAPDGTGDRDDDAPEADDDVAPDGDDVLPVGDGSPLAALRDRVGDPATVAVLLIVAGSLLLRTVQLGQRVFHWDEGRVGYWILRFDATGEFFYRPIIHGPFLPVVNNVLFDLIGASDFAARLPVALVGGLLPLVALLLRHRLRDREVVALALLLSVDPLLVYYGRFMRGDVLVGGFAVAAFALVVYAIDTRRTLPLFGSAALLALGFSAKENALVYLACFLGAGFLLLDHRLVRTARRTGSPLDAVVGEAVALGHFLDDWTAGSRTRLWIERRVRERDPDAHWAPEAGFLGHLAVWIPVGAVGVAATFLGVVAFFYAPRPDLWQALGVASVSAGTAGADAAAPTLGSVLHEATWGAGEKFWGTWASGNHSGHPYVPYLWDIVETLGYGSGVLVVLAIVGFLADGYGEARGTRSIVAYATYWGAASLVGYPVATDIEAPWAAVHIVLPLAIPAAVGLGELADSLRGGLASEDTVTAALAGLIVLAAVGGVAVPNADYWNSASEEDKQVLQWAQPENAYKEALQDAGAVARDNDDGADVLWVGTSTSRGTRLYVSDESSVDRMPPGGPSWHSRLPTPWYLELHDANVTSTPPEARYDELPPAEEMPPVVIAKPDDAAELESRLDSYDSREYAFRLWSERIVVFIDEEALADARADERSA, encoded by the coding sequence ATGAGTGATCCCGCCGGCGGGGACGAGTCAGCCCCCGACGGGACCGGCGACCGCGACGACGACGCCCCCGAGGCCGACGACGATGTCGCCCCCGACGGCGACGACGTTCTCCCGGTCGGTGACGGCTCGCCGCTCGCCGCCCTCCGCGACCGCGTCGGCGACCCGGCGACCGTCGCGGTACTGCTGATCGTCGCCGGCTCGCTGCTGCTCCGGACGGTCCAACTCGGGCAGCGGGTCTTCCACTGGGACGAGGGCCGCGTCGGCTACTGGATCCTCCGGTTCGACGCCACCGGCGAGTTCTTCTACCGCCCGATCATCCACGGCCCGTTCCTCCCGGTGGTCAACAACGTCCTCTTCGACCTCATCGGCGCGTCGGACTTCGCCGCGCGGCTCCCCGTCGCGCTCGTCGGCGGGCTGCTCCCGCTGGTCGCGCTGCTGTTGCGCCACCGCCTCCGCGACCGCGAGGTCGTCGCGCTCGCGCTGTTGCTGTCGGTCGACCCGCTGCTCGTCTACTACGGCCGGTTCATGCGCGGCGACGTGCTCGTCGGCGGCTTCGCCGTCGCCGCGTTCGCGCTCGTCGTGTACGCGATCGACACGCGCCGGACGCTCCCGCTGTTCGGGTCGGCCGCCCTGCTCGCGCTGGGCTTCTCCGCCAAGGAGAACGCGCTCGTGTACCTCGCGTGCTTCCTCGGCGCCGGGTTCCTCCTGCTCGACCACCGGCTGGTGCGGACCGCGCGGCGGACGGGCTCGCCGCTCGACGCCGTGGTCGGCGAGGCGGTCGCGCTCGGTCACTTCCTCGACGACTGGACCGCCGGATCGCGAACCAGGCTGTGGATCGAGCGCCGGGTCCGCGAGCGCGACCCGGACGCCCACTGGGCGCCAGAGGCCGGGTTCCTGGGCCACCTCGCGGTATGGATCCCGGTCGGCGCCGTCGGCGTCGCCGCGACGTTCCTCGGGGTCGTCGCGTTCTTCTACGCGCCGCGGCCGGACCTGTGGCAGGCGCTCGGCGTCGCGTCGGTCTCGGCCGGAACCGCGGGCGCAGACGCCGCGGCGCCGACGCTCGGGTCGGTACTACACGAGGCGACGTGGGGCGCCGGCGAGAAGTTCTGGGGCACGTGGGCCTCCGGCAACCACTCCGGACATCCGTACGTCCCGTACCTCTGGGACATCGTCGAGACGCTCGGATACGGCTCCGGCGTGCTCGTCGTGCTGGCGATCGTCGGCTTCCTCGCGGACGGCTACGGCGAGGCCCGGGGCACCCGGTCGATCGTCGCGTACGCGACCTACTGGGGCGCCGCGTCGCTGGTCGGCTACCCCGTCGCGACCGACATCGAGGCGCCGTGGGCCGCCGTCCATATCGTCCTCCCGCTGGCGATCCCGGCGGCCGTCGGGCTCGGCGAACTGGCCGACTCGCTGCGGGGCGGCTTGGCGAGCGAGGATACGGTCACCGCGGCGCTGGCGGGCCTGATCGTCCTCGCGGCCGTCGGCGGCGTCGCCGTCCCGAACGCCGACTACTGGAACTCCGCCTCCGAGGAGGACAAACAGGTGCTCCAGTGGGCCCAGCCCGAGAACGCCTACAAGGAGGCGCTCCAGGACGCCGGCGCCGTCGCCCGCGACAACGACGACGGGGCCGACGTGCTGTGGGTCGGGACGAGCACGAGCCGGGGCACGCGGCTGTACGTCTCCGACGAGTCGAGCGTCGACCGGATGCCGCCCGGCGGACCGAGCTGGCACTCACGGCTTCCGACGCCGTGGTACCTCGAACTCCACGACGCGAACGTGACCTCGACGCCGCCGGAGGCCCGGTACGACGAGCTCCCGCCGGCCGAGGAGATGCCGCCGGTCGTCATCGCGAAGCCGGACGACGCGGCGGAGTTGGAGTCGCGCCTCGACAGCTACGACTCCCGCGAGTACGCCTTCCGGCTGTGGAGCGAACGGATCGTCGTGTTCATCGACGAGGAGGCGCTCGCCGACGCCCGCGCCGACGAGCGGTCGGCGTGA
- the nthA gene encoding nitrile hydratase subunit alpha, whose amino-acid sequence MTDDRDATDPDPPSHPDPELRDGIDPQSRARALQSLLTEQGILSTDAVDEVIATYEGDVGPMNGARVVARAWTDPEYREWLLEDGIEAVADLDISVNDEVMELRVIENTADTHNVVVCTLCSCYPWAVLGLPPTWYKSPAYRSRVVDEPRALLREEFDTDLDDSVDVEVWDSNSEVRYMVLPQRPEGTEDMDEADLAELVSRNAMIGVERLGDGGAIASDGGARAADAGGANAGPEAAGTDATAEVDTAGKPVPRADADGPTFAEPWMARSFALAVALTDEDDPGRTWDDFQSELVAELDATPGVEDGSDADYYGAWLAALERFLTDRDVVDADAFAARASAFAGGERNAHEFVEGDPHAHADRLPDGHADGAHHHHGDGDDHGHQHGNEHGH is encoded by the coding sequence ATGACCGACGACCGCGACGCGACCGATCCGGACCCGCCGTCCCACCCCGATCCCGAACTTCGAGACGGGATCGACCCACAGTCCAGGGCCCGCGCCCTCCAGTCGCTGCTGACGGAGCAGGGAATCTTGAGCACCGACGCCGTCGACGAGGTGATCGCGACATACGAGGGCGACGTGGGTCCGATGAACGGCGCCCGGGTCGTCGCCCGCGCGTGGACCGACCCCGAGTACCGCGAGTGGCTCTTGGAGGACGGCATCGAGGCAGTCGCCGACCTCGACATCTCCGTGAACGACGAGGTGATGGAGCTCCGAGTGATCGAGAACACCGCGGACACCCACAACGTCGTCGTCTGTACCCTCTGCTCGTGTTACCCGTGGGCCGTGCTGGGCCTGCCGCCGACGTGGTACAAGTCGCCGGCGTACCGCTCGCGCGTCGTGGACGAGCCCCGCGCGCTGTTGCGCGAGGAGTTCGACACGGACCTGGACGACTCCGTGGACGTGGAGGTGTGGGACTCCAACTCCGAGGTGCGCTACATGGTCCTCCCGCAGCGTCCCGAGGGAACCGAGGACATGGACGAGGCCGATCTCGCGGAGCTCGTCTCCCGCAACGCGATGATCGGCGTCGAACGCCTCGGCGACGGCGGCGCCATCGCCTCCGACGGGGGCGCACGGGCGGCCGACGCCGGCGGCGCGAACGCGGGGCCGGAGGCGGCGGGCACGGACGCGACCGCCGAGGTCGACACCGCGGGGAAACCGGTCCCGCGCGCCGACGCCGACGGCCCGACGTTCGCGGAGCCGTGGATGGCGCGGTCGTTCGCGCTCGCGGTCGCGCTCACCGACGAGGACGACCCCGGCCGCACGTGGGACGACTTCCAGTCGGAGTTGGTCGCCGAGTTGGACGCGACCCCCGGCGTCGAGGACGGGAGCGACGCCGACTACTACGGCGCGTGGCTCGCCGCCCTCGAACGGTTCCTGACCGACCGCGACGTCGTCGACGCCGACGCGTTCGCGGCCCGCGCGAGCGCCTTCGCCGGCGGCGAGCGCAACGCCCACGAGTTCGTCGAGGGCGACCCGCACGCCCACGCCGACCGGCTTCCCGATGGACACGCCGACGGCGCGCATCACCACCACGGGGACGGTGACGATCACGGCCATCAGCACGGGAACGAACACGGGCACTGA